A window of the Cannabis sativa cultivar Pink pepper isolate KNU-18-1 chromosome X, ASM2916894v1, whole genome shotgun sequence genome harbors these coding sequences:
- the LOC133032328 gene encoding secreted RxLR effector protein 161-like produces the protein MKFEMHEAKLVVTPLAQHFKLSKYQAPQMEDERRHMGSIQYASCAGCLMYAMVCTRPDLAYAMSIIRRFITDPGLKHLDSVKWVMRYVKRSLNLGLVYKANRRRRCEVEGFVDSAYADYIYTRRSLIGYIFTALGGCISWKSNLQRVVVLSSTEAEFMVATEAIKEAIWLKGLIKELVFRSDDITGHCNNQSALHLMKNPMFHDRSKHIDIKLYFIRDIIAKKEIQVKKDLY, from the coding sequence ATGAAGTTTGAGATGCATGAAGCCAAGCTAGTTGTGACTCCTTTGGCTCAACACTTCAAGCTTTCAAAATATCAAGCACCTCAGATGGAGGATGAAAGGAGACACATGGGTAGCATACAATATGCTAGCTGTGCAGGATGCTTGATGTATGCCATGGTATGCACAAGACCTGATCTTGCCTATGCCATGAGCATTATCAGGAGATTCATTACTGATCCAGGACTAAAGCACTTGGATTCTGTTAAATGGGTGATGAGATATGTTAAAAGGTCTTTAAACCTAGGCTTAGTCTACAAAGCAAACAGAAGAAGAAGGTGTGAAGTTGAGGGTTTTGTAGATTCAGCCTATGCTGACTACATATATACAAGGAGATCCCTCATAGGCTACATTTTCACAGCTCTAGGTGGATGCATCAGCTGGAAATCTAACCTTCAAAGAGTAGTAGTTTTGTCTTCTACAGAGGCAGAGTTCATGGTTGCCACTGAAGCAATAAAAGAAGCAATTTGGTTAAAAGGCCTCATTAAAGAACTTGTATTCAGATCAGATGACATAACTGGCCACTGTAACAATCAAAGTGCCCTGCACTTGATGAAAAATCCTATGTTCCATGATAGgtcaaagcatattgacataaaattgtattttattagaGATATCATTGCAAAGAaggagattcaagtgaagaaagATCTGTACTGA